CGGCAAAGTTTAGCTCGGCAGAGGTGAACACCTCCAACCGCCGGATTTGGGATCTGATTCATGGCAAGTGGCGAAACCCAGATGGATCGGCGTGCATCCCGTCCACGGCGCCAGTGTTTACGTTTGTGGACGTGAGGGACGTGGCGGATGCGCACCtggcggctttggcggcaTCGGGACAGAGATATTACACTGTAGGAGGGTTCTTTTCCAATTATCAGATTGCAAGGATTGTGGACGAAGAGTTCAAGGGAGTGCTGGGGGATGATGTGCTCCCGAATCTGAAAGGGCaggaggatgattttgaGGAAGACAAGCACTGGAAGTTTGATGTGAGTAGGAGtgagaaggagttggggaTACGGTATAGGGGGTTGAGAGAGTGTGTGAGGGATGCCGTGGTGAGTATGCTGGAGTTTGAAAAGGGGACGACTTTCAACTAGGAGTATCTGAGGTGGATCCTTTTGTTCATAGAGTTGAACCAGCCTGCTAGTGATAACCAAAGCTGTTTGCCTGTCGATTGTCTTCTTATTCTCTTTCCTTGAGCTTCAACTtcaaaacatcatcatgtACCTAAAATCAAATGATCTGCCGTTGATTCCAGTGACAGACAAAAAAGGTGCAATGTCAATCCTTTCTCAGCAAAGATCCACTCCAGAATCAGGCACGGAATCTAGACACCTTAGGTAGATACCCTTTGGTTGACAGTTGATCGCGACCAAAGTTGACCGCTTGTCATGTCCCTAAAGCCAGAGGCGGTGCGAccccctttcctcttccttcgGAAGCTCGAGCATTTGGCATTGGCCCATCGTTAAGCTACTCAGAGCTTGTCTCGGTCGTGTCATCCTCACCACGGCAAAGGGTGGTCGCACAGACGAACAACTGGACGATCTCCGTCAGTTGACTGTTGAGTGATACTGCAGCTGCACACAAACCACCCtagtgatgatgttggttcTGACGAGCGGCGAGTCCGAAGAGGATCATGATCGACTTGAATGTCTGGAACATGTATGTTGAAAGTGATATCAAAACAGGTTGCCTTGCCGCAAAGTTGGCCATACGGAGCGGCCCAGTTCGCTTCCAGATGACGGTATTCCAGGTTTCCCAAGTGGGGGacgggatggtggtgtgCGGTCGAGTGCAGTGCACATGCTGCGCCGTAGGCTGGCATCTGCGTGCAAGTGGTAATTAAGATGCGGAGACAAGATGCCAGCTCGGTTGGGCCATTGACGGTACCGCGCCTACCTAGACAAGGTACCTTGGGCGAACCAAGTTGACATCTGGGCGATGGTGAGTGTGGGATATTGTAGCTATCGGATGGTATTATATATGGGCCTGAGATGAGGATGGACGACAAAGAAGCCCTCTGCTAAGAAACGGCCTGCCGATATTGGCATTCGAGGCGCCTCGCCTACGGATAAAGCGAGGGGATGCAACAACgatgtgatgggggtggaACCTGAAACAAGTCTAGCTGGGTGGATATCTCCGACACCTCCCCCGCTGTGCGTtggaaggtgggggaggggaggagacaGGTCAAAACCAAacgaaagaaaacaaagcCAGGGATCCCGCCAGTTTTGTAAAAACTGTGGCCCTGACCAGACCCAGAGCCGTTGGAAGCTTGTCTTTTGAAACCCCACCTCGGTTTTATGCCTGCTAGGATAGATGAAGAAGTTGATGCGTACGCATGTCCttttccatcatcaactaGTTTCCTGTGCCAAagttcctcctctgccttgttcttggttCTTGTCGATGGCCTCAGGGCCAAGCACCTGCGCACCCCCGAGTACGGCGGCACGGACCCTTCGGTGGCACGCAACTTTTCGACGGCGTGCGCCGCGTGTCAGAGCACCGAGAGGGGGGATATATGCTGCATGCGGTTTGGCGAGGTGTCTAGTAGGATCACTTGCGCCTCTCATATAGAAAACCGTCGTCTGTCCGGTCCACCCTGTACGCCGGAGCACCACCCATTcattcatccatccatccatccatcctcctactcctcctcctcctcctccactgccGGATGTCATCGGGTTGTAATGTTGGAAAGCGGCGGAAATTACGACGTTGCAGCCATGAGTGACATCCTGGATCACGGATTGGGCGAACAACTGGCAGCGGCCCTGCTCACTTGGGGTGGGGAACAGGAACAGGAGGCGAGACGGCAACCGAGAACGCAACCAGATCATCATAACGAGCCCGGTGCTGATGCCCGCTCAGATTCCAATTTTGACTCTGCCTCTGACTCTGGCTCTCTCACTCCTCTGACCCGTCATCATGTTGATTTCCGCAAACTGATGCGCTTCGCCGACGACAGCACCTGGAGCAAGACAGCCCTGGGCCCCCACAGACGTGATATTGATGTCAACCTGGAGGACGGCAACGACCGTGACGACAACCTGGATGCTACCGATTCCGATagcaccttcaccacccaaccagcCAAGAGCACCAATATCTGTGCCCGTTATCGCCAGCACAGGGTAGAGACCATGGAGAACCCACCGCTGCCCCCACAGAACTGGGACAAGGAATTGCCGCCAACACCTTTCAATACAACCCctacctcatcatcatcacatcccCAGATGTCTTGCAGGATATCAACCTTCCCGTTCTCGCATCCATGTGACATACCAGAGTTGATACTTGATCCGGACGAGGACCATCTTCACACCGAACCCAGCCCGCTGCCATCCGGGCCCGTCACCCCCAGCGTGGTCAACGACATCTTCCAACCTCTTAGCCAGACTGCTTCCCCTGATCTCGAGTTTGGTCCCTTCGCTCCACTCGCCCTCGAGGCGGATTTTCAGCACTCCatggaacagcagcagcagtccaGAAAGATGTCCATCAAGACCATGGTCTCGGACGTATCAGACGGTCTCGGTATtattgaagaagaagacgacgtcAACACCGACGGCGTGTCTATGCTCACTCCGACAGAGGCCTCTTTTGGTGGAGCCGCTGGCGGAGAATCCAGCATAGATCGGTTTGGGAGGGTAGATTCAAGGGCCTACCAACCCCAAGCATGGAGCATAAGTTCATCGGCCGGTAGCACCGGGTCGAGCGAGTGGCGCCCCAGCATCAAGAGCTCACGAAAGTCGGTAACCCTCCTCTCGCGCATGCGCGGACGACACTCGGTAGTGCAGGAGGAGCCTTTGGAAAAACGGTCGCTGACTCCGTACGAGCTCAGTGCTCCAGCACCAAGACAGGACGACGACAACTGCGTCGACATGCCGCCCCCGCCGACTGGATCATCGCTGCCTACCATTCACAGTCGCACCGAGATCACCTCGACGACCAACCCTCGGTTCTTTGGCAGAATTCCGTGGTTGACAAGTGATTCGCAGCCCGAGAAGCAGGGGACCGTGTTTGGTGTTGATTTGAATTCGAGCATCAAACTGGCACCCATGAAGATTCGGGTGTCACATCGGGGAAGGGGGTCATCGTACCGGACATATCCGCTAGGCGTTTACAAGTGCTGCGAGTTCATTCGCAAAGAGGGTACCATATCTTTCCTACCTTTTGCGTTGCGAGGACTGAATAACACTGACATTGGATGCTTTGCAGGCAACAAAGCCGGCAGAGCTTTTTGCTCTCCCGGCAACGCCTTCAACGTGGCACAGCTCAAAGAAATCTTCAACACAGGACCGACTTACGGCGAGAATTTCCAGTTTGAAGGTACCGACTACACGGTCCACGATGCCGCGCGTTTGATTCTGTTATACCTTGAGGAACTGCCCAAACCTCTCATCACGTCATCAGTTGTAAGGTGTTGGGTGTTGCTGGCCCGCCAAGAGGGAGCCATCGAGCCGCCTTGTCCACGGGTCGAAACCGGACTCGACTTTTGGACCGAAGCCCTCAGCCGTCTGCCAACCGCGTCCCGCAATCTCGTCAAGCACCTACTCGCCATATTTGCCGAGGTCTTGCTGCAAACGACGGGAAACGTCACAGAGGCAGATTCACGGCATTTTGCCTCGGCAGTCTCACGGGCACTGTTCCATCAGGACACCGACGCCAGTGTCgtggctggtggtgctccCACagccagcaagaagaaaaccAATAAAAGGAGCGTCCATCCGACGCTGGCTCTTGCTTTTTTGATTAAGAAGCGAGGAGAATATTCGGCGACGTTGGGCAAGGCTACAAATATGGGTACCAAGAGAGACACCCAGTTTTTGCCCACCACGAAGGAAATCATGCAATGGAAGGGATAGAGGGAGATATAATGGCGTGTTCAAAAGCTACGGGGACACCGGTTCCAAGGTGGGCATCATggcctaggtaggtaggatGTGGACGGACAGGAGATGTGAACGGAGAAACTGGCACGCGCGTTGGTTGAGATACCCCTTTTGCTTTCTTGCTCTTTTGCCATTTTTACTGCATTTTGGTCTTTCAAGCGTCGGAGGGGTTTGCCTACACATCACATCTATCATCATCTTCACACAATCATCATTTTGCGGCGTTTTCTTTGTTATTTCCGGGAATGGATGAGCCCAATGAACACCTGGATTCTACATGTCGAAGCGGATAGTCATTTATTAGTGTTGGTACCTATAGTCTGGGTTGAAAAAGGATCAAGTGATCGGATGGAAGAAGGTTGACTGGGGAATTGTCACGATATTAAAATATCATCTAATGCTGCTGTCCATTATTCTCTGATTTTTCTGATCAAGCTTGTGGCAAGAATATGCTGTTAGTTTGCCATTTATATGAACGTGAAAGCGAGATTTCATAGAAGTTCGCCGGCAAATCTGATCTACCATGCCTCTCATCAACGACATTTAGTTCTGTTGTCGATCAACTTGGGGTACATGGCCCAGCTCTATATGACCTGCATTGCATGGTTATGCATGAAATACACATGGAGTTATCCCAGAAAGGGACAACTTTCGATGGTGGCATAAGAATTCAAGAAGCTAGCAAAAATGGAGACGACTGAGGTTAAAAGAGTACAGCGGAGCAAAACGGGGGAACACTCGGTTTCCTCAGTGTTGTTTCTCTAGAGGATCAATTGCTCTTGACCGTCCGTCCGGGCGTGCTATTCAAAACGGGGGCTGCCAACACTCCATTTTGATCCATTCAATTACACATGTGCTTGGGTGAAAGACAATGCCATTTATCTCAGGAAGGAACAAGGCTACCAAGCAGTGGGATCTTCAAGCCACTATCTATTAATAGTTGGTAAACAATCCTGGTGAACAGCATAAGACACGCCTCCTCTCGGTGTGGTCCACGGCCTCCAACATTGAACAACACCATTAGGTTTACGCTCTTACACTGTCACGGCTTTATAGTCCGCAGGTCATACACCATAAATGCCAAGAAAAACAACTAATTCTACCATGAGAAATAGAAGCCCCGAAAAAATAATGTGATAGCTCACCAGTCAACACCCCCTAGAAAGGTGACTTACCCGCAGTAAGGCTATTCTTTTCTATTTTTACATTGGTGATTCGACCGCGTCGTTGATGCTACATAACCAGCTAGTTAGTATCGAGCAACGGAATCGCAGGGTCTGTAGCAAATTGTTCAAGTACCTGTAGGTTCCAAGTTTTGCCTGTTGATCTGAAGTTAGCTACGCAGTTCTGTTGAAACGGGAACGTCTCGAAACGGAGAAAACAGAGGGATCGGAGGTGCTTACTGAGGTTGAGCCATTTTGAGTTGTTGACATATGCTCCAGAAAAGGTGATTATATGGGCAGGTGAgcttgggaaggggagacctgtttggtgatgttgtcgttAGCGGCGAGGTGTGAGAGGTATTTGGATAGCAGCTTCACTGTTATGCTGGGCAGAAACTCGACTGATGAGAGCATATCCAGCAGATAGCCGTAGCATAAATCGATAACAGTAAACGATTTATTTTTTTGGCACGGATAGATATGTCTGATAGTTATTGTGCTGCTGTGTTACctccgaatcctccgagtGACTCTACATTTCAACTTTCGTATAGGCAGTGGGTGAACATCACTACGTATTGGTGGTATAAGTTTCAAACTTACTTGGTGCTTTTGTAGCAAAACATAGCGTAAACTAGACAGTAGAGGTGATCATAACGTAAGAACAAAGGCAAACAAAAGCCTATACAGGCTGTTCATGCTGGCGTTACAACTTTGTTACACATGTAGCTAGCCGGTACTTGTTGTTGACACAGGAGGTGGAGTCATAAAGGGGCTGGCAATGCCATCAGAGCCATCCAAGATGGAGCTCTAGCCAACCTGCATTGCACAGGCTTCTTCCAGGCACCCATGTTCAACAAGTGCTAGGACTCAACATCTTCCAGGCCTAATAAATAGATGCATATGTTCTAGAAACATCTACCGGTCATCATGGCTCATGCCCGTCTCTGATTCGATGGGGCCGGACATGTTCGGACTCGTAGGACTATCGACCGTCATGGTAGTGTAACCCCGGCAAAGCGCCGGGTCCGAACTTGCAGGTATGACACTTATCACCATCTGAATGGAGGCTCAACGGTTCCACGTTGAgtatatatatctatatgGCAAGCTCAGCTCAAACCCGTCTCACACAACTTACAACATCCCTCGTTTAAACATGTCCAACGCTGTCGAAACTGAAGGAACCCTTTACAGGGGCTCATGTCACTGCGGCTTTGCCAAGTACACCATCCGGCTAGACTTCAGTAAACCACCTCCGTCTCTCCATGGAGCAAACGCCACCAGATGCAACTGTCGCGTCTGCCTCAAAATGGGCACCATGCTCACAGACCCCGGGGACGACGGGTCGTCGACATTTACCCTCCTGACACCAGCAGAGAAAGATCTCGGCATGTACGCATTCGACACAGAGCGGGTGAGGTGGTTCTTCTGCCCCAAGTGCAGCATCACTCTCTACAACAGGGTGCATggggtgtttgagggggtcGAGGTGCGCACGTTTAGGGTAAATGTGCTGACGTTGGATGAGAGGGCGGATGGTTCGCCGATGGAAGATCTGAAGGATCTCAAGATCAAGTACTGGGATTTCAAGGGAGTAGAGTTGCCCAAAGCGCCTCTTGATGAACCTGTCAATGGAGgagtgtggtgagggttggggcACTGTGTACCCGCAGCTTACCTAGTTAGAAATGATTGGCCAATGATGCCAAGCTGACTCCACACTTCCCGCTCGATGTGCGCGGGGCAAGCAAGATGCGCCCTGTGATGTTGGGACCTAATTATTTTTGGGGAGCTGGTGTCCTGACTCCTCTGCCAAATCCCCAGCCAGCAAGTAATCGACCATGGCCAAGAGCGCGAACAAggcaaagaagagaaagcagAATGCACAGGCCGAGGGGCCGAACAAGGTTGCAAAGACAGCGGCAGTAGCGGCGGCGACAGCCCGGACAACACCCCCCGACAGCGACGGTGACGGCCCATCTCCCGGCTCGGCGCTCGAGCCCAGGACCTTGCAGACAGTCATCTCGCACGAGGAACTCGATATGGCCATCGACACCCTCAAGACGATTGCCCAGTACCCGAACCTGATCAAGTCCAAGCAATGCAAGGACCTGCGTGTCGCCGTCTACGATTTCCGCCAGGCCTCGGCCATCGATGCTGGAGTGAACGCCAGCCTGACGGCCCGCATCACAGCAGCCCTCGCCGATGAGCGATACACAGATGTGAGGATCCTGCTTGCCGAGATGAGGATCCGGGAGCAAGAGCCAAAGCTTGGTGCCCTATGTCGATGGGTGCGAGATCTGGACATCATCAGCGGCCTGTCTACGATACccggtggtggcgatggcaCGGCTATCCGGCGCAGCGAACGGGACGAGCAACGCCTGCGGGTCATCGACGCCATCCTCCGTGTCACCGGTCCCGTCGATACCAATCCAAACGCCGTGCCAATCTCGTGCAATCCGGGCATTGCTCTCCAAGAGATCTGGGACCTCCGTCCCTCCACACCCTCGGAACAGGTATACGCCTCGGTGCTGGACAAAACAATCTTCGAGTCGGCGCCGCCTACATTGGCCACCGGTCTCCGGGTCATTGAGACAACACCAGGTCCCCTTCGCAAGCCTCCCAATCACCATGATGCCTTGCTCTACACCACAGCTCCGAACACCATACCTCTTGCCACCGAAAGGGCCCCTGCCACataccaacctcacccagtTGTCCCTGGTCTTGGTGTAATTCGAAACGTCCTTTCTCCCGAAGAATGCAAGGCCATAATCGCGGCTGGTGAGACGGTCAACTTTCTCCCCGATGCCCCGATGCGGGAAGACGGTGATGTGAGCATTCTGGCGCACAACTTCTACTGGGTTGCAGACAAACTTTTCCACGACACTCTCTGGTCACGCGTGGCGCCCCATGTTCCGGCCTCGGTGAACGGACGCCTAGCACGTGGGCTCAACCGTCGTTTCCGAGTGTATCGCTACGTCCCAGGCGCCGAGTATCGCGCGCACATTGATGGCGCTTGGCCTCCTTCCGATGTCCTCCCCGACGACACCTACGTCTATGATGCCTCGCCCCCCGGAAAGAAGCAAAGCTCGCTGTTTACCTTCTTGATATACCTGAACGACGAGTTCGAGGGCGGAGAAACTACCTACTTTGTGCCGGCAGCGCGAGAGGGCGTGCTCAATGCCTACCCCATCCGGCCCGTGATGGGCAATGTTGCCTTGTTTCCTCACGGAGATCCCAGAGGAGCGTTGCTACATGAGGGAACTGGAgtgaggaagggggccaAGTACGTGATTCGGACAGAGGTGGAATATGATGTTGAGCCCAGCGAGTAAAGCAGGAGGTGAGTATCGGAGGGCCAGCATGCGCTCCGGACTCGAACACAAACGACAAAAACGACTGGCCTGGAGCACACTTCGCTTCAGCGTCCGCATCTTCAAACTTGGTGCGCATTGCCCACGTTGGTTTTAACCGCCTTGCACGCCTTGCCCATCTGCCACGATACGCAGCTTGACTGGACTGGTGCAGGAGGCTGCTCGCTGATTGGGCCAAGAGAGCGGCGTTATGGATTGTCGTGGCGGCCGTCCTGACGGTCGTACCTGCCAAGCCTAACATGAGTTGGGCACCAGAATGGAGACATGGAACGCGCAAGCTGGCGGAGCCGGCTTGTTCAATGCCGAACAGCGTTTTCACTCGGTCTTGCTGGCAAGGGTTCGAGCCTGTATGGTAGCTGGCGGTCGTTGAAAATGCTTGTCAAGCGTATAGATGTGCAGCTTGAAAGCCTTGATAGCCCAAGAAAgacccaaacaaacaacaacggctgctggctgcccaAGTGGCATGCTTCAGTTTGACTCCATCAACTACTTATATCGTTTGCATCCGAGTACATACATTGCACCGTTTTGGAGTTTCGGGGGGCATCTCCACCTCAAACATACATGCTTGTTGTGACGTCTCGAGGTGTTAGCACCCTCGCCGCGGtctccaacaccgccatcatgtctACCTCTACGGTCGAGAAACGATATCTGCATAGCACGAGCTACAGCGAAGCTGTAGTGTCGGACAACTACTCATTCTCGTATGTGCCACTATTTGCTCCATTCCTCCCAGCCAAGGTTCAGATTTAACACGAACCAGGCCATTCAGCAGCCCCCTCACCAGCCTGAAGTTTCGAAATGGCATGTGCTTGACTGCACATCGAGAGTTCCTCATCCAGAGCCCCAAGCTGGTCTCACTCATCACTCGTCACGATTCCTTCCCCGAAACCATCAGCCTTCCAGAGGTTTCTTACGCTGCTGGCCAGATCCTGGTTGCCCACCTCTACAGCGGCCGCTGGACGGAGCTGGCATGGTTCGGTCCTGATGGCGGCGGCCTCGAGGATATTGCCAGATTGGAAACAGCCCTCGAGGTCTACCTGGCCGCCAGGAAATACGAACTCTGCAGTCTCGAGGCTCTCGCTCAGATCCACATTGAGCAAGACGCAGCCAGGCTGGACATCTTTACTGTCATCGATGTCGCCAAGAGAGTGTATCCCGTGCCTGACAGCAACGACACTTGGTTCCAGCAGCATATCAAATCCCGCATCAAGGCCGATTTTGACAAGCCGGACGCTGCTCTGCTGGCCAGGCTGGATACCAACTTTGCTGATGAGTCCTCTATCATCAAGCTGGTCTTGAAAGGCATGCTCGAGACCTATCGGGACAAGACTGAGGCTCTGGCCCAACAGGCTGCAGCGTTGAAGAGACCTTGCACACCATCTAGTGACGGGTcttttgaggaggttgagtgCCCATCGCTGCGGACTGTGGTTGAGGATAAAGCTGTTGTCTGTAGCAAAGAGGACAGCCAAACCACATCTGCCCCCACGGCACCGCCTGCTTTGCTACCTACCGAGGTGGCCGTCGAGGTCTCAATAACACATGCCAATCCATTGCTCGATAAGTCGGTTTACGAGATTGCACCTGAGGCATTACATGCGACTGAAGAGCCGACAGTGCCGAATGTTACTCCCGTGCCTGAGCCAGAGCTTGAGGCGCAAGTATCGGACCACaacggcaacagcagcggcGCCACGACAACAGGGATCAAACTGAAGAAGTGCAAACACAAGTCGACCAAGGCGCGCTGGAAGTGCGAGGAGTGCGGAAGGTGCACCAGACCCTCATGTGTGTCATGCAAGTGCAGGATGTGCACGGTCAAATGTCGTGAGGAAAACCATCGAGCTGTTTCTGACCCagtggttgaagaggaggtttcACCTGAGGTGGTGCCTGAGGTCGTTGTGGCAGAGCCCGCTCCAGTCCaggcggaggatgatggctgggATTTTGCGGGCACAAGTAGTAAGACCATTGCGAGGAATGCCCAGATCgatgcggcggcggcggcggcggtggtggtggtggcggaaCCAGAGCCCGAACCAAAGCCCGAACAGACGCCTGTGCCAGAACCACAGCCCATTGTCGAAGATATTCCGCGAGACTCTCTTGATATCGCCAATAACGACAGGAAAaaggaggcgaagaaggggaagaagaaggctgtgGTTCGCCCAGAGACTGAACCCGTGATGCGGGAGATTGAGCCAATCCCCCTGATGGAACCGGCTGCAGGACCAAAATCGAAGCCATCGATGGAGGACAACCCCTGGGCGTTTCCATCGACAAAGTTCACGAaaaagaaggcaaaggccgTCGTCGGCACTGGATCGGAACCTTCAAGTGAGACCGGGAACGCCCAGCTCATCGCCGAGATTGAGCGTGGTTTTCCTCAGGGTGGGTGGGACTTTTGGGGAACGTCAAAAAAGCGATAGGTTAGCTTCTAATATGTGATGTGATAGCAGGTGGTTAGATTGTCATTGATCTTCTCAAGTATTATAGTTCGTTTCCAGTtccctcctcgccatgtTCACTACTAGATAATCCCTCCCCTTAGAAAATCCATCCAACGTCGCAAA
This window of the Podospora pseudoanserina strain CBS 124.78 chromosome 3, whole genome shotgun sequence genome carries:
- a CDS encoding hypothetical protein (EggNog:ENOG503P602; COG:T; COG:Z); this translates as MPARIDEEVDAYACPFPSSTSFLCQSSSSALFLVLVDGLRAKHLRTPEYGGTDPSVARNFSTACAACQSTERGDICCMRFGEVSSRITCASHIENRRLSGPPCTPEHHPFIHPSIHPSSYSSSSSSTAGCHRVVMLESGGNYDVAAMSDILDHGLGEQLAAALLTWGGEQEQEARRQPRTQPDHHNEPGADARSDSNFDSASDSGSLTPLTRHHVDFRKLMRFADDSTWSKTALGPHRRDIDVNLEDGNDRDDNLDATDSDSTFTTQPAKSTNICARYRQHRVETMENPPLPPQNWDKELPPTPFNTTPTSSSSHPQMSCRISTFPFSHPCDIPELILDPDEDHLHTEPSPLPSGPVTPSVVNDIFQPLSQTASPDLEFGPFAPLALEADFQHSMEQQQQSRKMSIKTMVSDVSDGLGIIEEEDDVNTDGVSMLTPTEASFGGAAGGESSIDRFGRVDSRAYQPQAWSISSSAGSTGSSEWRPSIKSSRKSVTLLSRMRGRHSVVQEEPLEKRSLTPYELSAPAPRQDDDNCVDMPPPPTGSSLPTIHSRTEITSTTNPRFFGRIPWLTSDSQPEKQGTVFGVDLNSSIKLAPMKIRVSHRGRGSSYRTYPLGVYKCCEFIRKEGNKAGRAFCSPGNAFNVAQLKEIFNTGPTYGENFQFEGTDYTVHDAARLILLYLEELPKPLITSSVVRCWVLLARQEGAIEPPCPRVETGLDFWTEALSRLPTASRNLVKHLLAIFAEVLLQTTGNVTEADSRHFASAVSRALFHQDTDASVVAGGAPTASKKKTNKRSVHPTLALAFLIKKRGEYSATLGKATNMGTKRDTQFLPTTKEIMQWKG
- a CDS encoding hypothetical protein (COG:C; EggNog:ENOG503NXMU) → MGTMLTDPGDDGSSTFTLLTPAEKDLGMYAFDTERVRWFFCPKCSITLYNRVHGVFEGVEVRTFRVNVLTLDERADGSPMEDLKDLKIKYWDFKGVELPKAPLDEPVNGGVW
- a CDS encoding hypothetical protein (COG:E; EggNog:ENOG503NYUT) translates to MAKSANKAKKRKQNAQAEGPNKVAKTAAVAAATARTTPPDSDGDGPSPGSALEPRTLQTVISHEELDMAIDTLKTIAQYPNLIKSKQCKDLRVAVYDFRQASAIDAGVNASLTARITAALADERYTDVRILLAEMRIREQEPKLGALCRWVRDLDIISGLSTIPGGGDGTAIRRSERDEQRLRVIDAILRVTGPVDTNPNAVPISCNPGIALQEIWDLRPSTPSEQVYASVLDKTIFESAPPTLATGLRVIETTPGPLRKPPNHHDALLYTTAPNTIPLATERAPATYQPHPVVPGLGVIRNVLSPEECKAIIAAGETVNFLPDAPMREDGDVSILAHNFYWVADKLFHDTLWSRVAPHVPASVNGRLARGLNRRFRVYRYVPGAEYRAHIDGAWPPSDVLPDDTYVYDASPPGKKQSSLFTFLIYLNDEFEGGETTYFVPAAREGVLNAYPIRPVMGNVALFPHGDPRGALLHEGTGVRKGAKYVIRTEVEYDVEPSE
- a CDS encoding hypothetical protein (EggNog:ENOG503PX3R); this encodes MLVVTSRGVSTLAAVSNTAIMSTSTVEKRYLHSTSYSEAVVSDNYSFSPFSSPLTSLKFRNGMCLTAHREFLIQSPKLVSLITRHDSFPETISLPEVSYAAGQILVAHLYSGRWTELAWFGPDGGGLEDIARLETALEVYLAARKYELCSLEALAQIHIEQDAARLDIFTVIDVAKRVYPVPDSNDTWFQQHIKSRIKADFDKPDAALLARLDTNFADESSIIKLVLKGMLETYRDKTEALAQQAAALKRPCTPSSDGSFEEVECPSLRTVVEDKAVVCSKEDSQTTSAPTAPPALLPTEVAVEVSITHANPLLDKSVYEIAPEALHATEEPTVPNVTPVPEPELEAQVSDHNGNSSGATTTGIKLKKCKHKSTKARWKCEECGRCTRPSCVSCKCRMCTVKCREENHRAVSDPVVEEEVSPEVVPEVVVAEPAPVQAEDDGWDFAGTSSKTIARNAQIDAAAAAAVVVVAEPEPEPKPEQTPVPEPQPIVEDIPRDSLDIANNDRKKEAKKGKKKAVVRPETEPVMREIEPIPLMEPAAGPKSKPSMEDNPWAFPSTKFTKKKAKAVVGTGSEPSSETGNAQLIAEIERGFPQGGWDFWGTSKKR